The proteins below are encoded in one region of Reichenbachiella sp. 5M10:
- the guaA gene encoding glutamine-hydrolyzing GMP synthase: MAEKIIILDFGSQYTQLIARRVRELNIYCEIHPFSKIPELDESVKGLILSGSPCSVRQDENPDIDLDALVGKLPILGVCYGAQLIAYKSGGEILPSEIREYGRANLAKVDSHNELLKEVNIGSQVWMSHGDTILDLPAGYEVIASTDSVNVAAFHSTEHPVWGIQFHPEVTHSEDGKKLLRNFVVHICQCSQDWTPDVFVESTVEALKAQLGEDQVVLGLSGGVDSSVAAMLIHKAIGKNLHCIFVDNGLLRKNEFEDVLESYKGMGLNVKGVDASKEFYAALAGLTDPEDKRKAIGRVFIEVFDKEAHEIQNVKWLGQGTIYPDVIESVSVNGPSVTIKSHHNVGGLPEKMKMKVVEPLNTLFKDEVRRVGRTLEIDESILGRHPFPGPGLGIRILGDVTAEKVQILQEVDSHFINGLKEAGLYDDVWQAGAMLLPIQSVGVMGDERTYERVVALRAVASVDGMTADWCHLPYEFLAKVSNDIINRVKGVNRVVYDISSKPPATIEWE; encoded by the coding sequence ATGGCAGAAAAGATCATCATTCTCGATTTTGGTTCTCAATACACACAGTTGATCGCAAGACGCGTCAGAGAACTCAATATTTATTGTGAAATACACCCCTTTAGTAAAATTCCCGAACTTGACGAAAGTGTCAAAGGACTGATTCTATCGGGCAGTCCTTGTTCGGTGCGACAAGACGAAAACCCAGACATCGATCTCGATGCTTTGGTGGGCAAGTTGCCGATTTTGGGTGTGTGCTACGGCGCACAGCTGATTGCATACAAGTCTGGCGGAGAGATATTGCCCTCAGAGATCCGAGAGTATGGTCGTGCCAATTTGGCCAAGGTGGATTCTCATAATGAACTCCTCAAAGAAGTCAACATAGGTTCGCAAGTGTGGATGTCTCATGGAGATACGATCCTTGATTTGCCTGCTGGATATGAGGTTATCGCGAGCACAGATTCAGTCAATGTAGCAGCGTTTCATAGTACTGAGCACCCCGTGTGGGGGATTCAGTTTCATCCTGAGGTGACTCATTCGGAGGACGGTAAGAAGCTTCTCCGAAATTTTGTGGTACATATCTGTCAGTGCAGCCAAGACTGGACGCCAGACGTGTTTGTAGAGTCTACAGTAGAAGCACTCAAGGCACAGCTAGGAGAGGATCAAGTCGTGCTTGGGTTGTCAGGAGGTGTGGATTCGTCGGTAGCGGCGATGTTGATTCACAAGGCCATTGGCAAAAATCTACATTGTATTTTCGTAGACAATGGATTGCTTCGCAAGAATGAATTTGAGGATGTCCTAGAGTCATACAAGGGCATGGGGCTCAATGTCAAAGGAGTGGATGCTTCTAAGGAATTTTATGCAGCCTTGGCTGGATTGACAGATCCAGAGGACAAACGCAAGGCTATCGGTCGTGTGTTTATCGAGGTGTTTGACAAAGAAGCGCATGAGATACAAAATGTGAAATGGCTGGGGCAAGGAACGATCTATCCAGATGTGATCGAGTCGGTATCTGTCAATGGCCCGTCAGTGACGATCAAGTCTCATCACAATGTAGGAGGCTTGCCAGAAAAAATGAAAATGAAGGTTGTTGAGCCTCTCAATACTTTGTTTAAAGACGAAGTGAGAAGGGTCGGTAGAACCTTGGAAATAGATGAAAGCATATTGGGGAGACACCCTTTCCCAGGTCCAGGTTTGGGGATTAGAATCCTAGGTGATGTGACTGCCGAAAAGGTGCAAATATTGCAAGAGGTAGACTCTCATTTTATCAATGGACTCAAAGAAGCAGGCTTGTACGATGATGTATGGCAGGCAGGTGCAATGCTGCTGCCAATCCAGTCTGTAGGAGTGATGGGAGATGAACGTACCTACGAACGTGTAGTGGCATTGAGAGCTGTGGCCAGTGTGGATGGTATGACAGCCGATTGGTGTCACTTGCCGTATGAGTTTTTGGCCAAGGTATCCAATGATATCATCAACCGTGTCAAGGGGGTCAACAGAGTGGTGTACGACATTAGTTCTAAGCCACCCGCAACGATCGAGTGGGAGTAG
- a CDS encoding Hpt domain-containing protein, whose amino-acid sequence MSNINIPLPIDYSYLYEISDHDRDFIKDMLATIVKNTPGNLGDIIEASTKENWTEVGRQVHKLKPSLLLLNIESLTAHIKTLEGNAKGQKNLETIEKEIAELKEFCDLLISEIKKDLASDSY is encoded by the coding sequence ATGAGTAACATCAACATCCCTCTCCCTATCGACTATTCGTATCTCTACGAAATCAGCGACCATGACCGTGATTTTATCAAAGACATGTTGGCGACTATAGTCAAAAACACTCCAGGAAATTTGGGTGACATCATTGAAGCCAGCACGAAGGAAAACTGGACAGAAGTAGGTCGTCAGGTTCACAAGCTGAAGCCCTCTTTATTGCTACTCAACATTGAATCCTTGACAGCTCATATCAAGACCCTCGAAGGCAATGCCAAAGGACAAAAAAATCTCGAAACCATAGAAAAAGAAATCGCAGAACTCAAAGAATTCTGCGACCTATTAATTTCTGAAATCAAGAAGGACTTAGCGTCCGACTCTTACTAA
- a CDS encoding dCMP deaminase family protein, which translates to MSKPAFEDIFMELAVNLAKRSHCIKRHVGAVLVKDTRIISIGYNGPPSGTHNCDEEFAEQGCARDSKGSCSLAIHAEQNAILYAVKNNASVEGSTLYVTLSPCLSCARIIYSMGISEVIYLKSYAEYKGLDIDEGVDFLETFGVKCSKYQGEIDHATTMI; encoded by the coding sequence ATGAGCAAGCCTGCTTTCGAAGATATATTTATGGAATTGGCGGTGAACCTAGCCAAACGATCGCACTGTATCAAACGACACGTGGGAGCAGTGTTGGTCAAGGATACTCGGATTATTTCGATAGGCTATAATGGACCTCCGTCTGGTACACATAACTGTGATGAGGAGTTTGCAGAGCAGGGCTGTGCAAGGGACTCCAAGGGGAGCTGTTCACTTGCCATACACGCTGAGCAAAATGCAATTTTGTATGCTGTGAAAAACAATGCCTCTGTTGAGGGGTCTACACTCTATGTGACGTTGTCCCCATGCCTCTCTTGCGCCCGAATCATCTATTCGATGGGTATCTCCGAAGTGATTTATCTCAAGTCCTATGCAGAGTACAAAGGGTTGGATATCGACGAGGGAGTCGATTTTCTCGAGACTTTTGGTGTGAAGTGCTCCAAGTACCAGGGAGAGATAGATCATGCCACGACTATGATTTGA
- a CDS encoding YfhO family protein: MKKDLFPHLIAVLLFLIVTVVFYSPIFFENKVLPQHDIMQWKGSAQELKAYREATGEEGLWTNSMFGGMPGYLVNMEFSGELTKDVQQLISFYLPHPTGLILIAFLSCYVMLMVFGVRSWVAIAGALAFGLTSFSIISIGAGHNSKVAAVAYMPLILAGVHAAFSNRRFLGFALTALGLALQLRVNHLQITYYVMLMVLVYGLFVLIRSVKEKTLPHFLKTVGFLLVAVVIAVGANLGRLWTILEYSPYSMRGKSELTVQGEAPKSGLDKDYAFQYSNGIFEPLVLFIPNFFGGSSQQDLGKNSNLEQALKKQGANRQQIKEQVERAPAYWGDQPLTAPYYAGAIVVFLFVLSLLVLDQKYTRWVMVVVVLSILMSWGKNFETFNYLIFDYLPGYNKFRSVTFAIIMAILAMILSGFMGLEKMLGSTWDKTLQKRFLMATAIVGGFALLAALAAGMGAYRGAIDVRLASYPAWFIEALREDRASLLRVDAFRSLFFVAAAAAVIWFHHKQKLSKTLAYGLMIALVLVDMFGVAKRYLNGDSFVRDTASAEFAQTEADERILRDEDLDYRVLNLMNPFNDAKTSYYHKSVGGYHGAKMQRYQDLIEANISPEVSMVIGGLQEGKVNFEKANVLNMLNTKYFKAGERAAAVIPNPAANGNAWFVRDILEVKSPDDELMALVGMNTKEEAVVDVSKFDLAVAGYDSTAQVALKSYAPNRLVYESNSDQAGLAVFSEIYYPKGWTATVDGQEIDILRANYVLRALELPAGRHEVVFTFAPQAYYVGNTMTWIFNVILLLSCVVYVVVSFRGSKEA, translated from the coding sequence ATGAAAAAGGATTTGTTTCCTCACCTCATTGCCGTACTGTTGTTTTTGATCGTTACGGTAGTTTTTTATTCTCCAATTTTTTTCGAAAACAAGGTGCTTCCTCAGCATGACATCATGCAATGGAAGGGCAGTGCACAAGAACTCAAAGCGTATCGCGAAGCGACTGGTGAAGAAGGCTTGTGGACCAATTCGATGTTTGGAGGGATGCCAGGATACCTCGTCAATATGGAGTTTTCGGGCGAACTGACAAAGGATGTCCAGCAATTGATTTCCTTTTATTTGCCACATCCTACAGGGCTGATTTTGATAGCCTTCTTGTCGTGTTATGTCATGCTGATGGTATTCGGAGTACGTTCTTGGGTGGCGATTGCTGGGGCTTTAGCTTTTGGCTTGACTTCCTTTAGTATCATCTCTATTGGTGCAGGGCACAATTCCAAAGTAGCGGCTGTTGCTTACATGCCACTGATTTTGGCTGGGGTACATGCTGCATTTAGCAATCGACGATTTTTGGGCTTTGCATTGACTGCTTTGGGTTTGGCGTTGCAGTTGCGGGTCAATCACTTGCAGATCACTTACTATGTGATGTTGATGGTACTCGTGTACGGCTTGTTTGTATTGATTCGAAGTGTGAAAGAGAAGACACTGCCTCACTTTCTAAAGACGGTAGGTTTTTTGCTGGTTGCAGTGGTCATTGCGGTAGGTGCCAACCTAGGGAGACTATGGACCATCTTGGAGTATAGTCCGTATTCGATGCGTGGCAAGTCTGAGCTTACCGTACAAGGAGAGGCTCCAAAGAGTGGCTTGGACAAGGATTATGCTTTTCAGTATAGCAACGGTATTTTCGAGCCTCTCGTTCTTTTTATTCCCAATTTCTTCGGTGGTTCGTCGCAGCAGGATTTGGGCAAAAATTCCAACCTAGAGCAGGCACTCAAAAAGCAAGGAGCCAACAGGCAACAAATCAAAGAACAAGTGGAGCGTGCTCCCGCATACTGGGGAGACCAGCCATTGACCGCACCTTACTATGCAGGTGCAATTGTGGTATTCCTCTTTGTATTGAGTTTGCTCGTACTTGATCAAAAGTATACCCGTTGGGTGATGGTCGTGGTAGTGCTATCGATTTTGATGAGTTGGGGCAAGAACTTCGAGACCTTCAATTACTTGATCTTTGATTATCTGCCCGGGTACAACAAATTTAGATCCGTGACCTTTGCCATCATCATGGCTATACTGGCTATGATCTTGTCTGGATTCATGGGCTTGGAAAAAATGCTTGGGAGCACGTGGGACAAAACTTTGCAAAAGCGATTTTTGATGGCAACAGCCATTGTAGGTGGTTTTGCACTTTTGGCAGCACTGGCAGCCGGTATGGGGGCTTACCGTGGAGCGATTGATGTGCGTTTGGCATCTTACCCTGCGTGGTTTATAGAAGCTTTGCGTGAAGATAGAGCGTCTTTGCTACGAGTGGATGCTTTTCGGAGTTTATTCTTCGTTGCAGCAGCAGCGGCGGTCATTTGGTTTCATCACAAGCAGAAACTATCGAAGACTTTGGCCTACGGGCTAATGATTGCCTTGGTACTGGTAGATATGTTTGGAGTGGCCAAGCGCTATCTCAATGGTGACAGCTTTGTCCGTGATACAGCTTCTGCAGAATTTGCTCAAACGGAAGCAGACGAGCGTATCTTGCGCGATGAGGATTTAGACTATCGGGTGCTTAACCTGATGAACCCTTTCAACGATGCAAAAACATCTTACTATCACAAATCTGTTGGAGGCTATCACGGTGCGAAAATGCAAAGGTATCAAGATCTAATTGAGGCGAATATCTCTCCAGAAGTGTCTATGGTGATTGGTGGATTGCAGGAGGGGAAGGTCAATTTTGAGAAGGCCAACGTGTTGAATATGCTCAATACGAAATACTTCAAAGCGGGTGAACGAGCAGCTGCTGTGATTCCTAATCCTGCAGCAAATGGAAATGCTTGGTTTGTCAGAGATATCTTGGAGGTCAAGAGTCCAGACGATGAACTCATGGCTTTGGTAGGAATGAATACCAAGGAAGAGGCAGTGGTCGATGTGTCGAAGTTTGATTTGGCTGTGGCAGGATATGATTCAACGGCTCAGGTAGCACTGAAGTCCTATGCCCCCAACCGATTGGTGTATGAATCCAACTCCGATCAAGCTGGGTTGGCAGTGTTTTCGGAGATTTATTATCCGAAAGGGTGGACGGCAACTGTCGATGGCCAAGAGATTGATATCCTACGGGCTAACTATGTACTACGTGCTCTGGAGCTACCGGCAGGGCGTCATGAAGTAGTTTTTACATTTGCGCCGCAGGCCTACTATGTGGGCAATACGATGACTTGGATTTTCAACGTCATATTGCTATTGAGTTGTGTGGTGTATGTGGTAGTAAGTTTTAGAGGGAGTAAAGAAGCCTAA
- a CDS encoding glycosyltransferase family 4 protein has product MRIGMILDGVFPPDPRVENEAVTLIEAGFEVYLFCLDYTGDLAESEVIQGIEVRRRYCKPLVYKLSAWAYTFPFYHRVTKRWIQEFITDNALDAIHVHDLQIARAVFELKVLVPIVLDLHENRPEIMKFYGHLQKFPGKQTIFPSRWEKFESKYIRQSTRTVVVTEEAKQYYVDKLGVDADKIIVVPNTVRAAFREEMNNDRSIIKRLQDQFVILYVGDTGLRRGLLTAIDAMPELSASIPKVRLVIVGKNKTDDVLKSRVKALGMENFVDFEGWKDFTLFQSYITVSDICISPLHRNIHHDTTYANKIFQYMAFAKPLVVSDCLSQEAVVEKAQSGLVHEAENVAEYTRCILELEAHAKRRAELGANGKRFVSEVYNWETTSQGLINYYKQLEEDVI; this is encoded by the coding sequence ATGCGGATAGGAATGATCTTGGACGGGGTGTTTCCTCCTGACCCAAGGGTCGAAAACGAGGCGGTGACGCTGATCGAAGCGGGCTTTGAAGTCTATCTTTTTTGCCTGGACTATACAGGCGATCTTGCCGAAAGCGAAGTGATCCAAGGGATAGAGGTGCGACGCAGGTACTGCAAGCCGCTCGTCTACAAATTGTCGGCATGGGCTTATACGTTCCCGTTTTATCATCGGGTGACCAAGCGCTGGATTCAGGAGTTTATCACGGACAATGCTTTGGATGCCATTCACGTGCATGACTTGCAGATTGCAAGGGCCGTGTTTGAATTGAAGGTTCTAGTACCTATCGTACTGGACCTGCACGAGAACAGACCGGAGATCATGAAATTTTATGGACACTTGCAGAAGTTTCCAGGTAAGCAAACGATTTTTCCATCAAGATGGGAGAAGTTCGAGAGCAAATACATTCGTCAGTCGACACGGACTGTGGTGGTCACAGAGGAGGCAAAGCAATACTACGTAGACAAATTGGGAGTGGATGCAGACAAAATCATCGTCGTACCCAATACGGTGCGAGCGGCGTTTCGTGAGGAGATGAACAATGACCGTTCGATCATCAAGCGTTTACAAGATCAGTTTGTGATTCTTTATGTCGGTGATACCGGGTTGCGCAGAGGCTTGTTGACGGCCATAGACGCCATGCCTGAATTATCGGCTAGCATCCCTAAAGTTAGACTTGTCATCGTAGGCAAAAACAAAACAGATGATGTGCTCAAATCTCGTGTGAAAGCACTTGGGATGGAGAATTTTGTAGATTTTGAGGGATGGAAGGATTTTACTTTGTTTCAATCCTATATCACGGTCAGTGACATATGTATCAGTCCTCTGCATCGCAATATTCACCATGATACAACCTACGCCAACAAGATTTTTCAATACATGGCTTTCGCCAAACCACTGGTGGTGAGTGACTGCCTTTCGCAAGAGGCGGTGGTCGAAAAAGCCCAAAGTGGATTGGTTCATGAAGCGGAGAATGTAGCGGAGTACACCCGTTGTATTTTGGAACTGGAAGCCCATGCGAAACGTCGCGCCGAACTAGGAGCAAACGGGAAGCGGTTTGTCTCCGAAGTGTACAACTGGGAGACAACCTCTCAGGGATTAATCAATTACTACAAGCAATTAGAAGAAGATGTCATTTGA